CGATCCCGTACGAGCTGTACGAGTCGGCCGCGATCGACGGGGCCAGCCGCTGGCGGCAGTTCTGGCACATCACCATCCCCAGCCTGCGGCCCACGATCATCTTCACCGTGATCGTCTCCACGATCGGGGCGCTGCAACTGTTCGCCGAACCGTTCCTCTTCGACACCACCCGGAACAACAACGGCGGATCGGAGCGACAGTTCCAGACCGTGGTGCTGTACCTGTACCAGCAGTTCTGGTCCAACGGGCAGTACGGCTACGGCGCGGCGATCGCCTGGACCCTCTTCCTGATCACCGTGGTGATCGCATTGATCAACTTCCTGCTGGTCCGCCGGATCAGGTCGACGGAATAGCGAGGAACCACAGAATGACCGTCACCGAGCCCGTCCCGAAACCGGCCCGCAGGCCGCGCGCCGACGTGCACCGCGCCAGGTGGCCCGCCTACACCGCGCTGGGCGCGATCGTGCTGCTGTCGGTGTTCCCGCTGTACTGGTCCATTGTGGTCTCTTCGCGGGACCAGTCCGCGGTCGGCAGGTACCCGCCGCCGCTGGTGCCGGGCGGCAGCCTGTGGGACAACCTCTCGGCCGCCTACGAGCAGGGCAACTTCGGCATCGCGCTGGCCAACTCGACCATCGTCGCGGGCACCATCACCGCCTCGGTGGTGTTCACCTCCACGCTGGCCGGCTTCGCCTTCGCCAAGCTTCGCTTCCGCGGCCGGAACGCGCTGTTCACCGTGGTGGTGGCCACCATGCTGGTGCCGCCGCAACTGTCCATCGTCCCGCTGTACATCATGGTCACCCAGTGGTTCGGCTGGGCGAACGACCTGCGCGGGGTCATCGTGCCCACGCTGGTCAGCGCGTTCGGCGTGTTCTTCATGCGCCAGTACCTGACCTCCGCTGTCCCTGGCGAGCTGCTCGAGGCCGGCAGGGCGGACGGGGCCAGCACCTTCCGGATGTACTGGAACATCGTGCTGCCGATCGCCCGGCCGGGCGCGGCGGTACTTGGCCTGCTCACCTTCATCATGTATTGGAACGACCTGTTCTGGCCGCTGATCCTGCTGAACACGCAGAACCCCACGGTGCAGGTCGCCATCGCGAACACCTCGAGCGGTATCGAGGTGGACTACTCACTCGTACTCGCCGGGACGGTGATCGCCACCTTCCCGATGCTGATCGTGTTCCTGCTACTGGGCCGACAGATCATTGGAGGAATCATGCAAGGCGCGGTGAAGGGATGACCGCCGGGGCGACCCACGAGCGGACCACCCGGCTGGTGTTCCCGGACGGTTTCGTCTGGGGCGCGGCGACGGCCGCATACCAGATCGAGGGTGCGACGACCGCGGACGGACGCGGTATGTCCATTTGGGACACTTTCGCGCATACCCCTGGCAAGGTGGCGGACGGGGACAACGGGGACGTCGCCACCGACCACTACCACCAGTTCCAGGCCGATATCGCGCTGATGGCCGAGCTCGGGCTGGACGCGTACCGGTTCTCGGTGTCCTGGCCGCGGATACGTCCCGGCGGCCGTGGCCCGGTCAACGAGGCCGGACTGGACTACTACGAGCGGCTGGTGGACGAACTGCTGCGGCACGACATCACCCCGGTGCTCACTCTGTACCACTGGGACCTGCCGCAGGAGCTGGAGGACGCGGGCGGCTGGGCCGCACGGGACACCGCCTCCTGGTTCGCCGAGTACGCGGCCGTCGTGGCGGCCCGGCTCGGCGACCGGGTTCCGCTGTGGAGCACGCTGAACGAGCCGTGGTGCTCGGCCTTCCTCGGCTATGGCTCCGGGGTGCACGCGCCGGGAAAGACCGATGGCGGGCTGGCCCTGCGGGCCGCGCACCACCTGCTGCTGGCGCACGGGCTCGGCACCGAGGTACTGCGCTCGGCGCTGCCGGCATCGGCGCAGGTCTCCATCACGCTGAACCTGTGTGCGGTCTCGGCAGGCTCGGCTGGCGAGGGCGCGCGGGACGCGGTGCGCCGGATCGACGGGCTGGCCAACCGGTTGTTCCTCGACCCGCTGCTACGCGGGCACTACCCCGCCGACGTCCGCCAGGACACCGCCGCGCTGACCGACTGGGGCTTCCTGCGCCCCGGCGACGAGCGGACCATCGCCGCCCCGATCGACCTGCTGGGTATCAACTACTACAGCCCGACCGTGGTGGACACCGGCACCGAGCCGGACCAGGAACCCTCGCCGTGGCCCGGCTCGGAGCACGTCCGCTTCCTCAGCAAGCCGGGGCCCGCCACCGCGATGGGCTGGACCATCGACGCGGGCGGGCTGCTGGCCGTGCTGCGCCGGGTGCACCGGGAGTACCCCGGCCTGCCGCTGATGATCACCGAGAACGGCGCCGCCTTCGACGACACGCCGGGCCCCGA
The sequence above is drawn from the Amycolatopsis aidingensis genome and encodes:
- a CDS encoding carbohydrate ABC transporter permease; this translates as MTVTEPVPKPARRPRADVHRARWPAYTALGAIVLLSVFPLYWSIVVSSRDQSAVGRYPPPLVPGGSLWDNLSAAYEQGNFGIALANSTIVAGTITASVVFTSTLAGFAFAKLRFRGRNALFTVVVATMLVPPQLSIVPLYIMVTQWFGWANDLRGVIVPTLVSAFGVFFMRQYLTSAVPGELLEAGRADGASTFRMYWNIVLPIARPGAAVLGLLTFIMYWNDLFWPLILLNTQNPTVQVAIANTSSGIEVDYSLVLAGTVIATFPMLIVFLLLGRQIIGGIMQGAVKG
- a CDS encoding GH1 family beta-glucosidase — translated: MTAGATHERTTRLVFPDGFVWGAATAAYQIEGATTADGRGMSIWDTFAHTPGKVADGDNGDVATDHYHQFQADIALMAELGLDAYRFSVSWPRIRPGGRGPVNEAGLDYYERLVDELLRHDITPVLTLYHWDLPQELEDAGGWAARDTASWFAEYAAVVAARLGDRVPLWSTLNEPWCSAFLGYGSGVHAPGKTDGGLALRAAHHLLLAHGLGTEVLRSALPASAQVSITLNLCAVSAGSAGEGARDAVRRIDGLANRLFLDPLLRGHYPADVRQDTAALTDWGFLRPGDERTIAAPIDLLGINYYSPTVVDTGTEPDQEPSPWPGSEHVRFLSKPGPATAMGWTIDAGGLLAVLRRVHREYPGLPLMITENGAAFDDTPGPEGGIADPERIAYLRDHLAVAHEAIEAGVDLRGYFVWSLLDNFEWAYGYSKRFGIVHVDYPSQRRSLKDSARWYREVISTNGIDPRGGLPGEA